TTTTGATAGCGGGGTTAAATAATACGGCCTTTTATCCGTCTTTTTCAAATTTGCAAAGCTCGCTAACTATAAAGAATGCAAGCTCTAGCCACTACACTCTTGGAGTGATGGCTTACGTAAGTCTTATTGTGCCATTTGTATTGGCATATATCTTTGTGGTTTGGAGAGCTATAGATAGTCGCAAAATCACTCAAGATGAGATCAAAAACGATCACCACGCATACTAAGGAACAAATATGACAACTGCAATTATTTTCTTTTTTCTTTGGATACTTGCTCTTTTTTTGAGCTACAAATTCGTACTTTTAAATGTAAATCAGGTTGAAAAATACCCTGAAAGATACTTTGAAAATTTAGAAGAAGAAAAGAAGAGCAATTAAAATAATATCTTATAATCAAATTTATAGGCGTTAAGTTTCGCCTATAAATTTTAACTAACAAATGCTAATTTACAAACACCCCTCTTTAATACCTAGCTTACAAGCTCTATCGAAGTATGCAGCGGCCTCTACGCTTATTTGACCCCTAAAATCCTTTGGCATCAAGGCTATGCCCATATACATGCAAGAAACGCCGTTTCCATTCTCGCAAGTAGCCTTTAGATACGGCTTGGCTTTTTCATAATCTTTATTTTTGAAGTAAAATTCCCCAAGCACCACACAGCCATTTACATCGCCATTCTCGCAGCCTTTGTTGACATAAGATACTCCAAGATTCATATCGGCGCTCACACCACGCCCAGAGATATAAATAAGACCTAAATTTGTACAAGCTTGAGCATCTAGCTTTTCACAAGCCTTTTCATAATACTTCATAGCCTCTTGATAATTAGCCTCACCAAGAACTCCATCATCATTAAGCATTCCTGCAAGAGTACAAAATTTCGTCTCTCCCTTATCGCACCAACTCTTAGCTATCTCGTAAGCAGATTTATAATCTTGTTTTGTTCCTTTCCCAGACATATAAAATGTAGCCAGACTCTCACACTGTTTTACATCTCCGCCTTCACAGGATTTTTTAACTATATTAAACTGCTCAGCAGAGACTTGCATATTTATCGCCTCTTTTTTGTCATCATACTCTTTCATTCTTTCGCAAGCACCCTGATGCCCCATTTCGCAAGCTTTTTTATAAAATTTATTAGACAGCATATAATCTCCGGTAAATGCCGCCTTGCTACCCTCTTCAAAACAACTATTTGCATCAATACATTCATCTGCTAAAAGAACTGCTAAAAAGCTTAAAAATACTATGATTTTTTTCATATATAACTCCGAAATTTAAGCTTCCAAAATCGCGCCACTGCTCGCATTTGTCACAAGCTTGCGATATTGTCTTAGCCAGCGAGAATTTAGCTCCTTTTCAAGCGGCGTAAATTTCGCCTTGCGAGCTGAAATTTCAGCCTCATCTAAGCGCACATTTATACTATAAGTATCGACATCTATATCGATTATGTCGCCATCTTCAAGCAGTCCTATCATACCGCCTTCAGCCGCTTCGGGGCTTACGTGTCCGATACTTAATCCTCTTGTCGCACCGCTAAAGCGTCCGTCAGTTATCAGCGCCACATCCGCACCAAGTCCGCGACCCATGATTAGGCTAGTAGGGCTTAGCATCTCTTGCATTCCGGGACCTCCGCGCGGACCTTCATAGCGGATAACTACCACGTCGCCCTTGTTTACCTTGCCGCTTGAAATTCCCTCTATCGCCTCATCTTGAGAGTTAAAGCAGACCGCTTTACCGCTAAATTTACGCTCTCCCACGATGCCTGCAGTCTTGATGACACATCCTTGCTCGGCTAAATTTCCAAACAAAATCGCCAGTCCGCCAACCTGCGAATAAGCATTTTCGACTTTATGGATCACGCTTTCATCTTTTATCTCGCTAGCACCGACTCGTTCGCCCAGAGTTTCACCCGAAACGGTTAAATTTTCTAAATGAAGCATTCCGTTA
This Campylobacter sp. RM16192 DNA region includes the following protein-coding sequences:
- a CDS encoding tetratricopeptide repeat protein encodes the protein MKKIIVFLSFLAVLLADECIDANSCFEEGSKAAFTGDYMLSNKFYKKACEMGHQGACERMKEYDDKKEAINMQVSAEQFNIVKKSCEGGDVKQCESLATFYMSGKGTKQDYKSAYEIAKSWCDKGETKFCTLAGMLNDDGVLGEANYQEAMKYYEKACEKLDAQACTNLGLIYISGRGVSADMNLGVSYVNKGCENGDVNGCVVLGEFYFKNKDYEKAKPYLKATCENGNGVSCMYMGIALMPKDFRGQISVEAAAYFDRACKLGIKEGCL